A genomic segment from Eulemur rufifrons isolate Redbay chromosome 19, OSU_ERuf_1, whole genome shotgun sequence encodes:
- the GPATCH11 gene encoding G patch domain-containing protein 11 isoform X1, translating to MAEEEDYMSDSFINVQEDVRPGLPMLRQIREARRKEEKQQETNLKNRQKSLKEEEQERRDIGLKNALGCENKGFALLQKMGYKSGQALGKSGDGIVEPIPLNVKTGKSGIGHEALLKRKAEEKLESYRRKIRMKNQAEETAAEQFRMRLKTKQDEMKLEGDLRRSQRACQQLDAQKNIQVPREAWYWLRLEEEAEEEEEEEKEQDEDEYKSEDLSVLEKLQILTSYLRQEHLYCIWCGTAYEDKEDLSSNCPGPTSADHD from the exons ATGGCAGAAGAAGAGGACTATATGTCTGATTCCTTCATTAATGTCCA AGAAGATGTCAGACCAGGATTACCAATGTTGAGGCAAATCCGAGAAGCCCGtcgaaaagaagaaaagcaacaggaaacaaatttgaaaaataggcAGAAGAgtttaaaagaagaagaacaagaaaGACGTGACATTGGCTTGAAGAATGCACTAGGCTGTGAAAACAAAGGGTTTGCTTTGCTCCAAAAGATGGGATATAAAAGTGGTCAGGCTCTTGGCAAAAGTG gAGATGGTATCGTTGAACCAATTCCTCTCAATGTCAAAACAG GGAAAAGTGGCATTGGTCATGAGGCATTATTGAAAcggaaagcagaggaaaaattagaaagctaCAGAAGAAAGATTCGCATGAAAAACCAAGCTGAAGAAACAGCTGCAGAACAGTTTCG AATGCGACTTAAAACTAAGCAAGATGAAATGAAGCTAGAAGGCGACCTTAGAAGAAGCCAGCGAGCCTGTCAACAATTGGATGCCCAGAAA AATATTCAGGTTCCCAGGGAGGCATGGTACTGGTTGAGGCTTGAAGAGgaggctgaagaggaggaagaggaagaaaaagaacaggatGAAGATGAATATAAGAGTGAAGATTTAAGT GTACtggaaaaattacaaatattgacTAGTTATTTAAGACAAGAACATCTATATTGTATTTGGTGTGGAACAGCCTATGAAG ATAAAGAAGACCTATCTTCAAATTGCCCAGGACCAACTTCTGCAGATCATGACTAA
- the GPATCH11 gene encoding G patch domain-containing protein 11 isoform X2, whose translation MSRKSGIGHEALLKRKAEEKLESYRRKIRMKNQAEETAAEQFRMRLKTKQDEMKLEGDLRRSQRACQQLDAQKNIQVPREAWYWLRLEEEAEEEEEEEKEQDEDEYKSEDLSVLEKLQILTSYLRQEHLYCIWCGTAYEDKEDLSSNCPGPTSADHD comes from the exons ATGTCCA GGAAAAGTGGCATTGGTCATGAGGCATTATTGAAAcggaaagcagaggaaaaattagaaagctaCAGAAGAAAGATTCGCATGAAAAACCAAGCTGAAGAAACAGCTGCAGAACAGTTTCG AATGCGACTTAAAACTAAGCAAGATGAAATGAAGCTAGAAGGCGACCTTAGAAGAAGCCAGCGAGCCTGTCAACAATTGGATGCCCAGAAA AATATTCAGGTTCCCAGGGAGGCATGGTACTGGTTGAGGCTTGAAGAGgaggctgaagaggaggaagaggaagaaaaagaacaggatGAAGATGAATATAAGAGTGAAGATTTAAGT GTACtggaaaaattacaaatattgacTAGTTATTTAAGACAAGAACATCTATATTGTATTTGGTGTGGAACAGCCTATGAAG ATAAAGAAGACCTATCTTCAAATTGCCCAGGACCAACTTCTGCAGATCATGACTAA